The Xanthomonas sp. CFBP 8443 genome has a window encoding:
- a CDS encoding class III poly(R)-hydroxyalkanoic acid synthase subunit PhaC, with protein sequence MKGPLSFSSDDLLQETLELQRKLMEGLRVLPGLDEVQYGVTERQEVWRDGKVVLYRFVGNKPPTAKVPLLIVYALVNRPYMVDLQADRSLVQGLLALGEDVYVLDWGYPDRSERYLTLEDYLLRYIDGAVDHLRAATADAPVNVLGICQGGTFSLCYAALQPAKVRNLVTMVTPVDFHTPDNMLSNWARQVDVDLFVDTLGNVPADLMNASYLMLKPFRLNLQKYVGLLDILDDPRALEDFLRMEKWIFDSPDLAGETFREFVKQFYQDNALMHGRARIGDHAVDLARVDMPVLNVYAEQDHLVPPDASRALRGLVGSEDYAELSFRGGHIGIYVSGRAQREVPGALHRWLAERDGGE encoded by the coding sequence ATGAAAGGGCCGTTGAGCTTCAGCAGCGACGACCTGCTGCAGGAAACCCTGGAGCTGCAGCGCAAGCTCATGGAAGGGCTGCGCGTGCTGCCCGGGCTGGATGAGGTGCAGTACGGCGTCACCGAGCGGCAGGAGGTGTGGCGCGACGGCAAGGTGGTGCTGTACCGCTTCGTCGGCAACAAGCCGCCGACCGCGAAGGTGCCGCTGCTGATCGTCTATGCGCTGGTCAACCGCCCGTACATGGTCGACCTGCAGGCCGACCGCTCGCTGGTGCAGGGCCTGCTGGCGCTGGGCGAGGACGTGTATGTGCTGGACTGGGGCTATCCGGACCGGTCCGAGCGCTACCTGACCCTGGAAGACTATCTGCTGCGCTACATCGACGGCGCGGTCGACCACCTGCGCGCGGCCACGGCCGACGCGCCGGTCAACGTGCTCGGCATCTGCCAGGGCGGCACCTTCTCGCTGTGCTATGCGGCGCTGCAGCCGGCGAAGGTGCGCAACCTGGTGACGATGGTGACCCCGGTGGATTTCCATACTCCGGACAACATGCTGTCCAACTGGGCGCGCCAGGTGGACGTGGATCTGTTCGTGGACACGCTGGGCAACGTGCCGGCGGATCTGATGAACGCCAGCTACCTGATGCTCAAGCCGTTCCGGTTGAACCTGCAGAAATACGTCGGGCTGCTGGACATCCTCGACGATCCGCGCGCGCTGGAGGACTTCCTGCGCATGGAAAAATGGATCTTCGATTCGCCCGACCTGGCCGGCGAGACGTTCCGCGAGTTCGTCAAGCAGTTCTACCAGGACAACGCGCTGATGCATGGCCGCGCGCGCATCGGCGACCACGCCGTGGACCTGGCCCGGGTCGACATGCCGGTGCTCAATGTCTATGCCGAGCAGGACCACCTGGTGCCGCCGGACGCATCGCGCGCGCTGCGCGGCCTGGTCGGCAGCGAGGACTACGCCGAGCTCAGCTTTCGCGGCGGCCACATCGGCATCTACGTGTCCGGCCGCGCGCAACGCGAAGTGCCGGGGGCGCTGCACCGCTGGCTCGCCGAGCGCGATGGCGGAGAATAG
- a CDS encoding FAD-dependent oxidoreductase: MDLKSGYPFWSVRNGLIQAFPQLRNDLRCDVAIVGGGITAALIADELSAHGHEVVVLEQRDVGWGSTAASTALLQYEIDTHMLDLAKRYDEDAAALAYRSCAQAVEQLRALARPLRDVDFGWNDSLYYASRRRHVRVLQQELQLRARHGLEVEWLDAQALRADYGIDAHGAILSRQAARVDPYRLTYRLLGRAHKRGVGVYDRTRVERIDLSRRGATLHTEQGLQVRAGHVVIAAGYASQRWLDRRVARNRSSYAFVSDPLDDAVLGALKHTMVWESARPYLYLRTTGNGRIVAGGEDDGVDIPLRRDARVDGKARTLSRKIAKAMPGLDLKPTFAWAGTFAETEDGLPFFGPHPQRGPRMQFAMAYGGNGITYSMLGASLLRAHIERRAHPLKQLFGFARLD; the protein is encoded by the coding sequence ATGGATCTCAAGAGCGGCTACCCCTTCTGGTCCGTGCGCAACGGCCTGATACAGGCCTTCCCGCAACTGCGCAACGACCTGCGCTGCGATGTGGCGATCGTCGGCGGCGGCATCACCGCCGCGCTGATCGCCGACGAACTGTCCGCGCACGGCCACGAGGTCGTTGTGCTGGAACAACGCGACGTCGGCTGGGGCAGTACCGCCGCCAGCACCGCATTGCTGCAGTACGAGATCGACACCCACATGCTCGATCTGGCCAAGCGCTACGACGAGGACGCCGCCGCCCTCGCCTACCGCTCCTGTGCGCAGGCGGTGGAGCAGTTGCGGGCGCTGGCGCGGCCGCTGCGCGATGTCGACTTCGGCTGGAACGACAGCCTGTACTACGCCAGCCGCCGCCGTCACGTGCGCGTGCTGCAGCAGGAGCTGCAGCTGCGCGCGCGCCACGGACTCGAGGTGGAGTGGCTGGATGCACAGGCGCTGCGCGCCGACTACGGCATCGACGCCCACGGCGCGATCCTCAGCCGCCAGGCGGCGCGGGTGGACCCCTACCGCCTGACCTACCGCCTGCTCGGCCGCGCGCACAAGCGCGGCGTCGGGGTCTACGACCGCACCCGCGTCGAGCGCATCGACCTGAGCCGCCGCGGCGCCACCCTGCACACCGAGCAGGGCCTACAGGTCCGCGCCGGGCATGTGGTGATCGCCGCCGGCTACGCCAGCCAGCGCTGGCTGGACCGGCGCGTGGCCCGCAACCGCAGCAGCTACGCGTTCGTCAGCGATCCGCTGGACGACGCGGTGCTCGGCGCGCTGAAGCACACGATGGTGTGGGAAAGCGCGCGCCCCTACCTGTACCTGCGCACCACCGGCAACGGACGCATCGTCGCCGGCGGCGAGGACGACGGCGTGGACATTCCGCTGCGCCGCGACGCCCGCGTCGACGGCAAGGCGCGCACGCTGTCGCGCAAGATCGCCAAGGCGATGCCGGGCCTGGACCTGAAGCCCACCTTCGCCTGGGCCGGCACCTTCGCCGAAACCGAAGACGGCCTGCCCTTCTTCGGCCCGCATCCGCAGCGCGGGCCGCGCATGCAGTTCGCGATGGCCTACGGCGGCAATGGCATCACCTACAGCATGCTCGGCGCCAGCCTGCTGCGTGCGCACATCGAGCGCCGCGCGCATCCGCTCAAGCAGCTGTTCGGTTTCGCCCGGCTGGACTGA
- a CDS encoding PspC domain-containing protein: MSQPKPTRTLSRSLDDRMIAGVIGGIAHRFGWSATLLRVVYVIGSIASAAFPGILVYLILWLLIPNEAD, translated from the coding sequence ATGTCCCAGCCCAAGCCCACCCGTACGCTGTCGCGCTCGCTCGACGATCGCATGATCGCCGGCGTGATCGGCGGCATCGCGCATCGCTTCGGCTGGAGCGCGACGCTGCTGCGCGTGGTCTACGTGATCGGCTCGATCGCCTCGGCCGCGTTCCCCGGCATCCTGGTCTACCTGATCCTGTGGCTGCTGATTCCCAACGAAGCCGATTGA
- a CDS encoding CDP-alcohol phosphatidyltransferase family protein, translating into MKRHFSMLREFQLADWFTLANAFCGTGAVFASMRFLQEGRRSDLLIGMALIPLAFVFDALDGRVARWRKSSSTLGRELDSLADVISFGVAPAALAYACGMQGGWDWLVLSFFVCCGVSRLARYNVTAEQLAGDGDKVPYFEGTPIPSSLALVIVLAVAAYLGHIGDALWWGQWRLGPWLLHPLVLLFALSGSLMISKTLRIPKP; encoded by the coding sequence ATGAAACGCCACTTCTCCATGCTGCGCGAATTCCAGTTGGCCGACTGGTTCACCCTGGCCAACGCCTTCTGCGGCACCGGCGCGGTGTTCGCGTCGATGCGCTTCCTGCAGGAGGGCCGGCGCAGCGACCTGCTGATCGGCATGGCGCTGATCCCGCTGGCGTTCGTGTTCGATGCGCTGGACGGGCGCGTGGCGCGCTGGCGCAAGTCCTCGTCCACCCTCGGCCGCGAACTGGATTCGCTGGCCGACGTGATCTCCTTCGGCGTCGCCCCGGCCGCGCTGGCCTACGCCTGCGGCATGCAGGGCGGCTGGGACTGGCTGGTGCTGAGCTTCTTCGTGTGCTGCGGGGTCAGCCGCCTGGCGCGCTACAACGTCACCGCTGAGCAGCTGGCCGGCGACGGCGACAAGGTGCCGTATTTCGAAGGCACGCCGATCCCCAGCAGCCTGGCGTTGGTGATCGTGCTCGCGGTCGCCGCGTACCTGGGCCACATCGGCGACGCGCTGTGGTGGGGCCAATGGCGGCTGGGGCCGTGGCTGCTGCACCCGCTGGTGCTGCTGTTCGCGCTGTCCGGTTCGCTGATGATCAGCAAGACCCTGCGTATTCCCAAGCCCTGA
- a CDS encoding DUF1249 domain-containing protein, translated as MQHALTRSERIPRLSRFGWLMGLYAENYVHLNRLFVPSDLAVGSYLSSIGDGLDLRLDVIEHHRYTVELRLTYDLCDPLTGEPDPSAYVRMYRDARQAETTHCYVGRRWQDVMGLYPPPAELISHRMRMNTFLSKWLEYLAERGHGVATLKPAAPLPRPAQDAPVPLL; from the coding sequence ATGCAGCACGCCCTGACCCGCAGCGAACGCATCCCCCGGCTCAGCCGATTCGGCTGGCTGATGGGGCTGTACGCCGAGAACTACGTTCACCTCAATCGCCTGTTCGTCCCGTCGGACCTGGCCGTGGGCAGCTACCTGTCCTCGATCGGCGACGGCCTGGACCTGCGCCTGGACGTGATCGAGCACCACCGCTACACGGTGGAACTGCGCCTGACCTACGACCTGTGCGACCCGCTCACCGGCGAGCCAGACCCGTCGGCCTACGTGCGCATGTACCGCGACGCGCGCCAGGCCGAGACCACGCATTGCTACGTCGGCCGCCGCTGGCAGGACGTGATGGGCCTGTATCCGCCGCCGGCGGAACTGATCAGCCACCGCATGCGCATGAACACCTTCCTCAGCAAATGGCTGGAATACCTGGCCGAACGCGGCCATGGCGTGGCCACGCTGAAGCCGGCCGCGCCATTGCCGCGGCCGGCGCAGGATGCGCCGGTGCCGCTGCTTTAG
- a CDS encoding hybrid sensor histidine kinase/response regulator, producing the protein MPAPDTSKPSRVTVHENTTADLSDHRSDIFFAAVETTRMPMIVTDPRQADNPIVFVNRAFVEMTGYSSDELLGNNCRFLQGPDTDRDTVDSVREAIATRSEVAVEILNYRKDGSSFWNALFISPVYNEHGELVYFFGSQLDVSRRRDTEDALRQAQKMEALGQLTGGIAHDFNNLLQVMSGYLELIEHAVEREPLDPARLRKSVERARDAAGQAARLTQQLLAFARKQKLEGRVLNLNALVAGMSDVAERTLGDGITFALDLAADLRNCRIDPTQAEVALLNILINARDAMAAQPAPRLVIQTRNVSIRADEPTTYDNLLPGHYVCVSVTDNGSGMSPDVLAHVLDPFFTTKDEGKGTGLGLSMVYGFAKQSGGAVRLYSEEGHGTTVRLYFPIDDNVENVSPRDSRTRRAFDRQGDETILIVEDRPDIAELARLFLEDQGYATHVVHNAREALQLLDSGVHVDLLYSDLIMPGGLNGVMLAREARRRRPRLKVLLTTGYAESTIERTDAGGAEFEVLSKPYNRLDLTRKVRIVLDGPTGVS; encoded by the coding sequence ATGCCAGCACCCGATACCAGCAAGCCATCGCGCGTCACCGTCCACGAAAACACCACCGCCGACCTGTCCGACCACCGCAGCGACATCTTCTTCGCCGCCGTGGAAACCACGCGCATGCCGATGATCGTCACCGATCCCAGGCAGGCGGACAACCCGATCGTGTTCGTCAACCGCGCGTTCGTGGAGATGACCGGCTACAGCAGCGACGAACTGCTCGGCAACAACTGCCGCTTCTTGCAGGGACCGGACACCGATCGCGATACCGTGGACAGCGTGCGCGAGGCGATCGCCACACGCAGCGAAGTGGCGGTGGAGATCCTCAACTATCGCAAGGACGGTTCCAGTTTCTGGAATGCGTTGTTCATCTCGCCGGTCTACAACGAGCACGGCGAGCTGGTCTACTTCTTCGGCTCGCAGTTGGACGTCAGCCGCCGCCGCGATACCGAGGACGCCTTGCGCCAGGCGCAGAAGATGGAGGCGCTGGGCCAGCTGACCGGCGGCATCGCGCACGACTTCAACAACCTGCTGCAGGTCATGTCCGGCTATCTGGAACTGATCGAGCATGCGGTGGAGCGCGAGCCGCTGGATCCGGCGCGGCTGCGCAAGAGCGTGGAGCGCGCGCGCGACGCCGCCGGCCAGGCCGCGCGGCTGACCCAGCAATTGCTGGCCTTCGCGCGCAAGCAGAAGCTGGAAGGGCGCGTGCTCAACCTCAATGCGCTGGTCGCCGGCATGAGCGACGTGGCCGAGCGCACGCTGGGCGACGGCATCACCTTCGCGCTGGACCTGGCGGCCGACCTGCGCAACTGCCGGATCGATCCGACCCAGGCCGAGGTGGCGCTGCTCAACATCCTGATCAACGCGCGCGACGCGATGGCCGCGCAGCCTGCGCCGCGCCTGGTCATCCAGACCCGCAACGTGTCGATCCGCGCCGACGAGCCCACCACCTACGACAACCTGTTGCCCGGCCACTACGTCTGCGTCTCGGTCACCGACAACGGCAGCGGCATGTCGCCGGACGTGCTGGCCCACGTGCTGGATCCGTTCTTCACCACCAAGGACGAGGGCAAGGGCACCGGCCTGGGGCTGTCGATGGTGTATGGCTTCGCCAAGCAGTCCGGCGGCGCGGTGCGGCTGTATTCGGAAGAGGGCCACGGCACCACGGTGCGGCTGTACTTCCCGATCGACGACAATGTCGAGAACGTCTCGCCGCGCGATTCGCGCACCCGCCGCGCGTTCGACCGGCAGGGCGACGAGACGATCCTGATCGTGGAGGACCGGCCGGACATCGCCGAACTGGCGCGCCTGTTCCTGGAGGACCAGGGCTACGCCACCCACGTCGTGCACAACGCGCGCGAGGCGCTGCAACTGCTCGACAGCGGCGTGCACGTGGACCTGCTGTATTCGGACCTGATCATGCCCGGCGGACTCAATGGGGTGATGCTGGCGCGCGAGGCGCGGCGGCGCCGGCCCAGGCTCAAGGTGTTGCTGACCACCGGCTACGCCGAGTCCACGATCGAGCGCACCGATGCCGGCGGCGCCGAGTTCGAGGTGCTGTCCAAGCCCTACAACCGCCTGGACCTGACCCGCAAGGTGCGCATCGTGCTGGATGGCCCCACCGGCGTGAGCTGA
- a CDS encoding 8-oxo-dGTP diphosphatase: MPYTPIVATLGYVLSPDRSKVLLIHRNARPGDHHLGKYNGLGGKVEADEDVLDGMRREIREEAGIECEALQLRGTISWPGFGKHGEDWLGFLFLISAYSGEPFAENAEGTLAWVPVADMPSLPLWEGDRHFLPLVFDADPRPFHGVMPYRDGRMLSWRYSRA; the protein is encoded by the coding sequence ATGCCTTACACCCCGATCGTCGCCACGCTGGGCTACGTGTTGTCGCCCGATCGTTCCAAGGTGCTGCTGATCCATCGCAACGCGCGGCCCGGCGACCATCACCTGGGCAAGTACAACGGCCTGGGCGGCAAGGTCGAGGCGGACGAGGACGTGCTGGACGGCATGCGCCGCGAGATCCGCGAGGAGGCCGGCATCGAATGCGAGGCGCTGCAATTGCGCGGCACCATCAGCTGGCCCGGCTTCGGCAAGCACGGCGAGGACTGGCTGGGCTTCCTGTTCCTGATCAGCGCCTACAGCGGCGAACCGTTCGCCGAGAACGCCGAGGGCACGCTGGCCTGGGTGCCGGTGGCGGACATGCCATCGCTGCCGCTGTGGGAGGGCGACCGGCATTTCCTGCCGCTGGTGTTCGACGCCGATCCACGCCCGTTCCACGGGGTGATGCCGTATCGCGACGGGCGCATGCTGTCGTGGCGCTACTCGCGCGCCTGA
- the phaE gene encoding class III poly(R)-hydroxyalkanoic acid synthase subunit PhaE: MKASGGNDAGDFEALARQYWGAWSEALRQGGAAPAAPADGAAGPWREAIDTWAQWLPRGTAPQAEDAVAQLQRQAGDWFGAMQQVAAQFAGRDAGSADVAAAWKQQVQGQREQMLQWLLGTARGAGQVGVDPWLQQAAQWLQGWQRDSGPWLQMPGFGPGRNHHARWRALAKAQQDYQAQLQAYMGQLQGAIDNAFGVFEAKLREHEDPGRQLTNARAMFDLWIDAAEEAYAASALSEEFREVYAGFANAQMRLRSLLQRETEQLCEQLGLPTRSELDAAHRHIADLERRLRRLERGAAPVAATANPQSTENAAPASRPQPRGRPDAAPASKAAPAGTPAKAAAKQPTKRAASASKPPVKSKPVASSRSAAASKPAARPARGKPGAAPRRGRA, encoded by the coding sequence ATGAAGGCTAGCGGCGGCAACGATGCCGGCGATTTCGAGGCGTTGGCGCGGCAGTACTGGGGCGCGTGGAGCGAGGCGCTGCGCCAGGGCGGGGCTGCGCCCGCAGCGCCAGCAGATGGCGCCGCCGGTCCGTGGCGCGAGGCGATCGACACCTGGGCGCAATGGCTGCCGCGCGGCACCGCGCCGCAGGCCGAGGATGCGGTGGCGCAGCTGCAGCGGCAGGCCGGCGACTGGTTCGGCGCGATGCAGCAGGTGGCCGCGCAGTTCGCCGGGCGCGATGCCGGCAGCGCGGACGTGGCCGCGGCGTGGAAGCAGCAGGTACAGGGCCAGCGCGAGCAGATGCTGCAATGGCTGCTCGGCACCGCCCGCGGTGCCGGCCAGGTCGGTGTGGATCCGTGGCTGCAGCAGGCGGCGCAATGGCTGCAGGGCTGGCAGCGCGACAGCGGGCCGTGGCTGCAGATGCCGGGCTTCGGCCCGGGCCGCAACCACCATGCGCGCTGGCGCGCGCTGGCCAAGGCGCAGCAGGACTACCAGGCGCAGCTGCAGGCGTACATGGGCCAGTTGCAGGGCGCGATCGACAACGCCTTCGGCGTGTTCGAGGCCAAGCTGCGCGAGCACGAGGATCCCGGCCGCCAGCTGACCAACGCGCGGGCGATGTTCGACCTGTGGATCGACGCCGCCGAGGAAGCCTATGCGGCTTCGGCGTTGTCGGAGGAGTTCCGCGAGGTCTATGCCGGCTTCGCCAACGCGCAGATGCGCCTGCGTTCGCTGCTGCAGCGCGAGACCGAGCAGCTGTGCGAGCAATTGGGCCTGCCGACCCGCAGCGAACTGGATGCGGCGCATCGGCACATCGCCGATCTGGAGCGGCGGCTGCGGCGGCTGGAGCGCGGTGCCGCGCCGGTCGCGGCGACGGCGAACCCCCAGTCCACCGAGAACGCCGCACCCGCATCGCGCCCGCAGCCGCGCGGGCGGCCTGACGCTGCTCCCGCGTCCAAGGCGGCGCCAGCCGGCACGCCGGCCAAGGCCGCCGCGAAGCAGCCCACCAAGCGCGCCGCTTCCGCGTCCAAGCCGCCGGTCAAATCCAAGCCTGTCGCGTCGTCCAGGTCTGCCGCGGCGTCCAAGCCCGCCGCCAGGCCGGCGCGTGGCAAGCCGGGCGCGGCGCCGCGCCGGGGCCGCGCATGA
- a CDS encoding Tex family protein codes for MHDTQLAQQIARTIAEEIGAQPAQARAAIALLDEGASVPFIARYRKEVTGGLDDTQLRNLETRLTYLRELEDRRAAVLASIDEQGKLSDELRAEIVAADTKSRLEDLYLPYKPKRRTRAQIAREAGLEPLADGLLADPSLTPDSFAASFVDADKGVADVKAALEGARAILMERWGEDAALVGELRGWLGDVGVIRARVAEGKEQEGAKYRDYFDHAEALAKIPSHRLLALFRARREEIVYLELDPGSDAEAGHQYAEGRVALRAGIANQGRPGDRWLLDACRLTWRAKLHMHLLLDLFNQAREKAEAEAIAVFGDNLQDLMLAAPAGARVTLGLDPGIRTGCKIAVVDATGKLLATDTIYPHEPRKQWDQSLHTLRQLCTQHGVELIAIGNGTASRETDRLAADLIKQNPQLKLEKIVVSEAGASVYSASEFAAKEFPQLDVSLRGAVSIARRLQDPLAELVKIEPKAIGVGQYQHDVDQYRLARALDARVEDCVNAVGVHVNTASAALLSRVSGLSASVAENIVRHRDDNGPFKRRKELLKVPRLGEKTFEQCAGFLRIADGDEPLDASAVHPEAYPVVERIVGATGKPIKALIGDGGFLRALKPDQFTDEKFGVPTVRDILKELEKPGRDPRPEFKAARFADGVEDIKDLKPGMVLEGVVSNVAAFGAFVDIGVHQDGLVHISALSDSYVKDPRDVVKAGDIVKVKVLEVDVARKRIALTRRLDDTPAPASARAGERDGGARPAAGAPRRERDARGGNGGNGGGNGKPRAAAAPPQNSALADAFARAKRS; via the coding sequence ATGCACGACACTCAGCTCGCCCAGCAGATCGCCCGTACCATCGCCGAGGAAATCGGCGCCCAGCCCGCGCAGGCGCGCGCCGCGATCGCCTTGCTCGACGAAGGCGCCAGCGTGCCGTTCATCGCGCGCTACCGCAAGGAAGTCACCGGCGGCCTCGACGACACCCAGTTGCGCAACCTGGAAACCCGCCTGACCTATCTGCGCGAGCTGGAAGACCGCCGCGCCGCGGTGCTGGCCAGCATCGACGAACAGGGCAAGCTCAGCGACGAACTGCGCGCGGAGATCGTCGCCGCCGATACCAAGTCGCGGCTGGAAGACCTGTACCTGCCGTACAAGCCCAAGCGCCGCACGCGTGCGCAGATCGCGCGCGAAGCGGGCCTGGAACCGCTGGCCGATGGCCTGCTGGCCGACCCGTCGCTGACCCCGGACAGCTTCGCCGCGAGCTTCGTCGACGCCGACAAGGGCGTGGCCGACGTCAAGGCGGCGCTGGAGGGCGCGCGCGCGATCCTGATGGAGCGCTGGGGCGAGGACGCGGCGCTGGTCGGCGAACTGCGCGGCTGGCTCGGCGACGTCGGCGTGATCCGCGCGCGCGTGGCCGAGGGCAAGGAGCAGGAAGGCGCCAAGTACCGCGACTACTTCGACCATGCCGAGGCGCTGGCCAAGATTCCCTCGCACCGGCTGCTGGCGCTGTTCCGCGCGCGCCGCGAGGAAATCGTGTACCTGGAACTGGACCCGGGCAGCGACGCCGAGGCCGGCCACCAGTACGCCGAAGGCCGTGTCGCGCTGCGCGCCGGCATCGCCAACCAGGGCCGCCCCGGCGACCGCTGGCTGCTCGATGCGTGCCGCCTGACCTGGCGCGCCAAGCTGCACATGCACCTGCTGCTGGACCTGTTCAACCAGGCGCGCGAAAAGGCCGAAGCCGAGGCGATCGCGGTGTTCGGCGACAACCTGCAGGACCTGATGCTGGCCGCGCCGGCCGGCGCGCGGGTGACCCTGGGCCTGGATCCGGGCATCCGCACCGGCTGCAAGATCGCGGTGGTCGATGCCACCGGCAAGCTGCTCGCCACCGATACCATCTATCCGCACGAGCCGCGCAAGCAGTGGGACCAGTCGCTGCACACGCTCAGGCAGCTGTGCACGCAACATGGCGTGGAACTGATCGCGATCGGCAACGGCACCGCCAGCCGCGAGACCGACAGGCTCGCCGCCGACCTGATCAAGCAGAACCCGCAGCTGAAGCTGGAGAAGATCGTGGTCAGCGAGGCCGGCGCGTCGGTGTATTCGGCGTCCGAATTCGCGGCCAAGGAGTTCCCGCAGCTGGACGTGTCGCTGCGCGGCGCGGTGTCGATCGCGCGGCGCCTGCAGGATCCGCTGGCCGAGCTGGTCAAGATCGAGCCGAAGGCGATCGGCGTGGGCCAGTACCAGCACGACGTGGACCAGTACCGCCTGGCGCGGGCGCTGGACGCGCGCGTGGAGGACTGCGTCAACGCGGTCGGCGTCCACGTCAACACCGCCTCGGCGGCGCTGCTGTCGCGCGTGTCCGGGCTGTCGGCCAGCGTGGCCGAGAACATCGTCCGTCACCGCGACGACAACGGCCCGTTCAAGCGCCGCAAGGAACTGCTGAAGGTGCCGCGGCTGGGCGAGAAGACCTTCGAGCAATGCGCCGGCTTCCTGCGCATCGCCGACGGCGACGAGCCGCTGGACGCCTCGGCGGTGCACCCGGAAGCGTATCCGGTGGTGGAGCGCATCGTCGGCGCCACCGGCAAACCGATCAAGGCGCTGATCGGCGACGGCGGCTTCCTGCGCGCGCTCAAGCCGGACCAGTTCACCGACGAAAAGTTCGGCGTGCCGACCGTGCGCGACATCCTCAAGGAACTGGAGAAGCCAGGCCGCGATCCGCGTCCGGAGTTCAAGGCCGCGCGCTTCGCCGACGGGGTGGAGGACATCAAGGACCTCAAGCCGGGCATGGTGCTGGAGGGCGTGGTCAGCAACGTCGCCGCGTTCGGCGCGTTCGTCGACATCGGCGTGCACCAGGACGGGCTGGTGCACATCTCCGCGTTGTCCGACAGCTACGTCAAGGATCCGCGCGACGTGGTCAAGGCCGGCGACATCGTCAAGGTCAAGGTGCTGGAAGTGGACGTGGCGCGCAAGCGCATCGCGTTGACCCGGCGCCTGGACGATACGCCGGCGCCGGCGTCGGCGCGCGCCGGCGAGCGCGACGGCGGCGCGCGTCCGGCGGCAGGCGCGCCGCGTCGCGAACGCGATGCGCGCGGCGGCAATGGCGGCAATGGCGGAGGCAACGGCAAGCCGCGCGCCGCGGCCGCGCCGCCGCAGAACAGCGCCCTGGCCGACGCGTTCGCGCGCGCCAAGCGCAGCTGA
- a CDS encoding DUF5329 domain-containing protein → MRLSAFGLACVCTVAAAAVPSPVAEREINALLAALQASPCQFQRNGSWYPAAEAKAHLQRKYDYLRKREMAATAEQFIERGASQSSSSGKAYRVACPGQPEQDAAAWFAQQLAVLRRHAPSAAPRPD, encoded by the coding sequence ATGCGCCTGTCCGCGTTCGGCCTGGCCTGCGTCTGCACGGTCGCGGCCGCAGCCGTGCCGTCGCCGGTCGCCGAGCGCGAGATCAACGCACTGCTGGCGGCCTTGCAGGCCTCGCCGTGCCAGTTCCAGCGCAACGGCAGCTGGTATCCGGCGGCGGAGGCCAAGGCGCACCTGCAGCGCAAGTACGACTACCTGCGCAAGCGCGAGATGGCCGCCACCGCCGAGCAGTTCATCGAGCGCGGCGCCAGCCAAAGCAGTAGCAGCGGCAAGGCCTACCGGGTGGCGTGTCCGGGCCAGCCGGAGCAGGATGCGGCGGCCTGGTTCGCGCAACAGCTGGCGGTGCTGCGCCGTCACGCCCCGTCCGCGGCGCCGCGCCCAGACTGA
- a CDS encoding 3-hydroxybutyrate dehydrogenase, giving the protein MQTVLITGAASGIGAGIARELAAGGRHIVVSDLDADAAAAVAAQLRAAGGSAEAVALDVSNEASIDAALAAISRPVDVLVNNAGLQHVAPLQDFPMAKWSLLVEVMLTGVARLTQALLPGMRARGFGRIVNIGSIHSLVASPYKSAYVAAKHGLVGFSKAVALETADTDITINTLCPSYVKTPLVDKQIADQARTRGISEADVIAQVMLKPMPKGVFIDYDELAGCVAFLASPAARNITAQTIAIDGGWTAQ; this is encoded by the coding sequence ATGCAGACCGTCCTGATCACCGGCGCCGCCAGCGGCATCGGCGCCGGCATTGCCCGCGAACTGGCCGCCGGCGGCCGCCACATCGTCGTCAGCGACCTGGATGCGGACGCGGCCGCCGCGGTAGCCGCGCAACTGCGCGCGGCCGGCGGCTCGGCCGAGGCGGTGGCGCTGGACGTGAGCAACGAGGCCAGCATCGATGCGGCCCTGGCGGCGATCTCGCGGCCCGTGGACGTGCTGGTCAACAACGCCGGATTGCAGCACGTGGCGCCGCTGCAGGACTTCCCGATGGCCAAGTGGAGCCTGCTGGTCGAGGTGATGCTGACCGGCGTGGCGCGGCTGACCCAGGCGCTGCTGCCGGGCATGCGCGCGCGCGGCTTCGGCCGCATCGTCAACATCGGCAGCATCCATTCGCTGGTCGCCAGCCCGTACAAGAGCGCCTACGTCGCCGCCAAGCATGGCCTGGTCGGATTCTCCAAGGCCGTGGCGCTGGAAACCGCCGACACCGACATCACCATCAACACGCTGTGCCCCAGCTACGTGAAAACCCCGCTGGTGGACAAGCAGATCGCCGACCAGGCGCGCACCCGCGGCATCTCCGAAGCCGACGTGATCGCGCAGGTGATGCTCAAGCCAATGCCCAAGGGCGTGTTCATCGACTACGACGAGCTGGCCGGCTGCGTCGCGTTCCTGGCCTCGCCGGCGGCGCGCAACATCACCGCGCAGACCATCGCCATCGACGGCGGCTGGACCGCGCAGTAG